The DNA region GCCAAAGAGATCAAGACAAAGATCATTCGAAACCAGCAGTCTCTGAGTAGACATGTGGGAtcgtatttgaaaatgatcACGGaacaaaagagacaaaTTGAAGAGTTACGTGAACGTGAGGAGAAGATGATATCTTTGAAACtaacaaaatataaattaaacaaagagaagatCCAATTAGCCATTAACGAATGCATCAATCGTGTCCAACAATCATATTCCACCGTGGAAACCTATCAAGTGGCAAAGATCCTTAAATCTTTGATACTCTGCAAAAGACGATTTTTACAAATGGTCAAGTTGGAAGTGGATAATTTAGTACTGCTATTTCAACAAGACGAGATAGTGGCGGCAGAAATGCAACCTGTGATAAGTAACTGCCAAATGATCAGCGAACAACTGTTTAACAAGATACATGAATTGGAAATAAAGTTTGACGAAACTAATGCATTAGATTCCGTGATTCAACAGGTACACTCCATTGACTTGAACAAGTTAAGAGAAATGGAAGACTGGGACGAGACCTACGACCTAGTGTATTTAGAGTCGTGTCTCAACCAAATATCAGAACTGCAAAGAAACGAAATCTTGATCAACTCATCTATAATGACAGAAAAACTAATATCGGATGCCGGATTGAATTGCAGATTTAAATTTCTATCAAAATGGTTAATGGACAGAACCCCAGATATCGAATTCATAATCCAAGACTTGGTGCATATCGATGAAGAGTTTGAACTGTTTGCTAAAAGTTTCATTGCCGATCCTAGCAATACCTTCACAAACACAAACGTAAACATAATAAATACAACGGCTGCTGAATTGGCTGTCCCCATGGAGACccttcaacaacaaaagttCCCCAACAAAAAAGTGAAATGGACAAGCCCCAGCCCTAGCCCTAGCCCTGTTCCCGAACAGCAATCGGAACAAAACCAAGAACCAGACCAAGACCACGACCAAGACCAAGACCAAGACCACGACCAAGACCACGACCAAAACGCAACTGCAGGTGAAGTGGACGTCAGCATGCAAGATACCACATTCACTGAGCAAAACCCCTCCGCTCAACTTCCTCCCACCACAGCTGTTCCGAGGAGGAAAATGCGTTCTTCCCTTCTCACACATCAAAGCTTACTAGCAACTGTTAAGAAAtaacatacatacataccGTACGTAAAACTGCCTAATAATACTTCTATTTTTACCGATATTACGCTCATTCTTTATTACGGTCGGGTTCCGGGTCACGgggaaaatttttcttttaatttctttttgaatttttctaGCACCAGAAAAGGTTCAAAGAGGATTTTGTTCATTAGTCATTAGACGCTTTGTTACATTTAGAGAGGGTTTGATAGAAGCTAAGCTCCACAAATCATTGATCTTTTAAGAAAAACGTACAAGGATCATATACCAGATTCTCGTTCtcgttttttcttccttttttttttctctaaaaGCCATTAACTGGGttaatttcttctattGACCcaatttaaaagaaaacgttTCTCAGGAGACTCTTCTAAACAAAGTTAACCTTTTTGTGTTGCAGCTGTTATTACAGAAACCGAAGCACCTAAGGAACAGCGTTTAAGCCTTCGAGtcgtttttttattagcTTTCACCTTTTTTGTGTGTGTTTGTGTATATTTAGTAAGGTTATTTCATAGTATTCGAAAACACTTCGTTTCACTCATTGAAATTCAGCTTTATTAGCACCTAGCTGTTACACTAcaagaaactttttttttcttcaatattatcAAGACAGTNNNNNNNNNNNNNNNNNNNNNNNNNNNNNNNNNNNNCAATTCTAATGGCTATCCAATAAACTTGCCCTTTCCCAAGGGTCCGGCTGCTTCAGTTGCTATGCAACAACCAAAATATATGGGTCATGTTCCGTCTCATTCTGTTCACACTCAATTGCCATCTATGGCTTCTTTAGGTTATTTCAATCAGCCAAGCACTGCTTACTACCCTCCACCTGCACCACTTCAACAACACCAGCAACCACCAATCCTTCCTCCTCCGGGCTTAATGTATACtagtaatagtaacaaCAACGTTATTCCTCCTCCGGTACAAATGATTCAAGACGGTCCACAACAGCTCAATCAAGTAAACGGAGGTGTCAGTGAGAACTTGGACTATGATATTTCTATAATGTCAAAATTCGTCATGGAAAATGCTTTTGTTGCCTTCAACGCGAACTATAGCACCGATGATCAGACCActgatttatttttcaaaggtaTATCCTCCGTACTTAATGCAACGAGATTGCCCTCTGCCACTATTTATTTGGCTATCGattatcttttcaaatatatcAATAAGTTGACTAACGGAATTCATTCCATCGGCGGCAATTCAATTAACATCATTTACCAGAACACCATGATTGCCTTTATTTTGGCGAATAAGTTCAATGATGACAAAACTTTCACCAATTCTTCATGGTCACAAGCAACAGGAATACTGATAAATGTTattaatgattttgaaagacaaTGGTTAAGGATATTTGATTGGGAATTGTATGATAATGGGTTTCTTTATTACGAATTTGTTAAgagttttgaaatttttaaaCAGAATCAATTTAAACCTACTACAACAGCTAACACTTTGCTATCACCAATTGTTAATGTCAATGgttcaagaaatggaaatttcaaattagAACCTTCCACGAAAAATCCACTATCTCCAGTTTCTAATTATGAAACTCCAATGTTGATGCCGAATAACATGTTTTCATCGCCCTCATATCAAAATAATCAAAGGTCCGACTTTTCCAATATGAATTCTTACTACAACTATTACAACTATAATCAACCAAGACAGAACTACTATCAACAGTTACCCaatatatattcttcacCTGTTGCAGAAACTCAGTTTGATTATGATTTTTACAATTTCAGtaatcaacaacaacaacaacaacaacaacaacaacaatcatTTTTACCTGCTGTTCCCCAATTGCCTCCTCCCCATGTTCACCAGGCTTACAATCATCATTTTGGTTGGAAGTCAATGGATGAACCCATGAATAATCCAAGGTTCGAAAGAAACTACTTCCCGTACTCAGCAGTGTACTAATGATtccttcatttttttccatatttttttttttttttttttttttttctaccTGATATTTTATCAGAATCCctttgctctttttttcactgattttctttctcattCGTTACTTTCTCATTCTCTTCTAATGCGCTAAACACAACTCGAAACAtgaaacaataaaaaaaatttcaaaatttcaaaaagaatttaaaaaatcgtatttttcttttttacaaaaatagaaacctggaaaaaaaaattgaataagAGAGACTATCAttacctttttttattactaatatatatgGACCTCTTAGGTGAGTGAtcttataaaaaaaataaaaaaacccaaaaaaaaaacaataaaaaattaatcaattaaacaaatttcatgacagaaaataaaaccataaaaaatattgcaAATTAAAGGGAAGGATTAAATTTTAgtgctttcttttgaattcgtcctttttttcactttctagttttctttgttagtttttttaatcTCTCAACACATATATGTAAGTATTAAGTCtacttctttttctatattcaagaatacatataaaaaaatattctactttttttccctaCAAGCAATTTCAAATGCCAGACCTATTGGCAAGGTGAGAATGATTCTACGAATTGTGACAGATAAAATGGTGGTCCTCTCAGGAACTTCAATAATCACCGTTCGACCTAAAACAGGACTCTCTCTCTGCACATAGTTCTTGCTTTCTAGAATGTTAAAATAGCATTATTTGTATTGTTAACAAGTTTCATTTTAGAATTTAGATACGCTGTATCAGATAAGCGATATCCactgatgaaaaagaatgataGACAGTTATATGATTACAAGCAATCACGAAGATTTACCAACGATTATTTACCACCGGCTTCTCTAAACCACCTAATGCTTCTATCTAGACATACACAGCACAAGCTTTCATTCAAATCAGCTCCCATACCAGATCTCCAACCttttttcatgaattttACGTCAAACACACCTGGTTCAGCTAAAGAATCTCCGTGCTCATCGACGGCCAAgatgtcttcttcaatttcaatatcGTCGCAATGCATATTTAGAGTTGTGATTCTTTCCTTCGTTTTTATATCCCAAAATCTTAGTTTTCCATCCCATCCGGCACTACACAGAGTGTCACCAGAATCATTGAACGATAGGCTTGTCACCCAACTGGAGTGTGCAAATTCTCCGAGACTTGTCTGTGAACAATGTGTTGGGACGGATAATGAGCCAATTCTCTCACCAAATTCAGTTTCATACAAAGTTATACAACCGAATGAATTCGAATCGTGCGCAATAGCCAATAAGGATCCCTGAGGGGAAAATTGAACCGATCTAATGGAGTTAGAGTTATTGATCATAGAATGTTGTGATTCAAAATTGTACAATGGACGTAATGTAGATAATTCTGAAATTTGTACGGTTCCATTATTAAACCCTGTGGCAATTAGCCCTCGTTCAGAGATATCCACGCATGTGGCAAATTGATTTGGCGTCATCGGCGACACAATTGTACCTTGCAGTTCCAATACCGGTTTCCAGTCTGGTGACGAAGAGCCAGTTTGGTCTTCGAATGGATAAAACTTCCAAATGTAAGTGGTTCCCTTCACATCTGTAGCAATTAGTCTATGCGACAGTAGTCTATCATTTGAAGCGCACCATTTCAAAGCCCAAAAggagttcttcttcatatcTGCACTCAACAGATCCAGTTTCTCAAATATAACTTTCTTGCTCCCATTTTCTCTTGTAATTCgataaaagaataaatcgccagaaaatgaagtggTAGCGACAAGGCACATTTCGAACGCGTCCTTCTCAATGGTCTGCAAAACGTCCACGTGGTGTAGCCCAGTCTTGTGGACAAACTCAGCGTAAGATTTCTCC from Saccharomyces eubayanus strain FM1318 chromosome VII, whole genome shotgun sequence includes:
- the SKI8 gene encoding SKI complex subunit WD repeat protein SKI8; the protein is MSKVFIATANAGKAHEADIFSITACNSFTISCSGDGYLKLWDNKLLDNENPKEKSYAEFVHKTGLHHVDVLQTIEKDAFEMCLVATTSFSGDLFFYRITRENGSKKVIFEKLDLLSADMKKNSFWALKWCASNDRLLSHRLIATDVKGTTYIWKFYPFEDQTGSSSPDWKPVLELQGTIVSPMTPNQFATCVDISERGLIATGFNNGTVQISELSTLRPLYNFESQHSMINNSNSIRSVQFSPQGSLLAIAHDSNSFGCITLYETEFGERIGSLSVPTHCSQTSLGEFAHSSWVTSLSFNDSGDTLCSAGWDGKLRFWDIKTKERITTLNMHCDDIEIEEDILAVDEHGDSLAEPGVFDVKFMKKGWRSGMGADLNESLCCVCLDRSIRWFREAGGK
- the CLG1 gene encoding Clg1p, whose protein sequence is NSNGYPINLPFPKGPAASVAMQQPKYMGHVPSHSVHTQLPSMASLGYFNQPSTAYYPPPAPLQQHQQPPILPPPGLMYTSNSNNNVIPPPVQMIQDGPQQLNQVNGGVSENLDYDISIMSKFVMENAFVAFNANYSTDDQTTDLFFKGISSVLNATRLPSATIYLAIDYLFKYINKLTNGIHSIGGNSINIIYQNTMIAFILANKFNDDKTFTNSSWSQATGILINVINDFERQWLRIFDWELYDNGFLYYEFVKSFEIFKQNQFKPTTTANTLLSPIVNVNGSRNGNFKLEPSTKNPLSPVSNYETPMLMPNNMFSSPSYQNNQRSDFSNMNSYYNYYNYNQPRQNYYQQLPNIYSSPVAETQFDYDFYNFSNQQQQQQQQQQQSFLPAVPQLPPPHVHQAYNHHFGWKSMDEPMNNPRFERNYFPYSAVY